The genomic DNA ACCTGCACCGCCCGCTGGTCCCGGCCATCCTCGACGCGCTGGAACCGGGCGGCCTTCTCCTTTATGAGACCTTCGCCCTGGGCAACGCCCGCTTCGGCCGCCCCGCCTCCCCTGCCTTCCTGCTGCGCAGCGGCGAGCTTCTGGAACTGGCGCGCGGGCGTCTCCAGGTCGTCGCCTACGAGCATGGCGAGGTCGCCTCGCCCAAGGCCGCCGTGATGCAGCGGCTGTGCGCGGTCAGGGACCTGGAGGCCGGACACGGCCTGGACGGCGACCCGGAGCCCCACCCCCTGCCGGCCTGACGGCCGCTTCCCGCGAACATTACAAATCATTCAACATCTGTTCATATGAATTGACGCTTGGGGATGGGGTGGTTAGGGTCCGCCCGCGTTTTTGGGGAGTAACCGTCCTTCGCCACGCCGCGAAGGAGCCTGCGTCAACAGACTCGGTCCGGGCGACCGTGGCGCAGACGGCACCGGCGAGGCCGGGCTTGGTGAGACCAACGGCGCGACGTCCCGGAGGGCCATGGGACCGTCGCGCCGTCGGTCCGTCTTGGCCCGAAGGATTCCCGGTTTGACCGCAACCACCCTTCTGCTGCTCGGCTTCAGCCTGTCGGTGGACGCCTTTGCCGCCGCCATCGGCAAGGGCGCGGCGAGCGAGCGCGCGCGTCTGGTCGACGCGCTCCGCGTCGGCGCCTATTTCGGTTTCTTCGAAGCGATCACCCCGGCGCTGGGCTGGATGGTCGGCGTCGCCGTCAGCGCCTGGATCGCCAGCGTCGACCACTGGGTCGCCTTCGGCCTGCTCGCCCTGGTCGGCGGCAACATGATCCGCCAGGGCCTGAGGCCGGAGACCGCGCCGCAATCCGGGGAACAGCCGGCGCGCAAGAGCCAGCTCGGCCCGATGCAGCTCGTCCTCACCGCGCTGGCGACCAGCATCGACGCCAGCGCGGTCGGCGTCAGCCTCGCCGTCGTCGACGTGAACATCGTCCAGGCCTGCGTCGTCATCGGTCTGGTGACCGCGGTCATGGCGTTCGGCGGCGTGCTGATCGGGCGCAAGGCCGGCCCGCTGCTCGGCCGCAAGGCGGAGATTCTCGGCGGCCTCGCCCTGCTCGGCATCGGCACCAAGATCCTGGTCGAACACACGCTGTTCTGACCCCTTCCCGGTGCCGTCCGAACCGTATCAGAAGCCGACCCGCTCCAGCGTGAAGGTCCGGTCGTGGGTCAGGGCCGGCACCATGCGGCGGGCCTCCTCGACGCGGGCCATGTCCAATTCCGCCAGGACGAAGCCCACCGCCTCCTCGGCGTCGGCCAGCACCTCGCCCCAGGGCGCGACGATCAGGGAATGGCCGTAGGTCAGCCGTCCCTGGTCGTGGGTGCCGGTCTGGGCCGGGGCCAGGACGAAGCAGCCCGTCTCGATGGCGCGGGCGCGCAGCAGCGTATGCCAGTGCGCCCGCCCGGTCGGCACGGTGAAGGCGGCCGGCACCGTCAGGATCGACGCCCCCGCCTGGGCCAGCGCCCGGTAGAGATAGGCGAAGCGCAGGTCGTAGCAGACGGTCATCCCCACCCCGCCCCATGGGGTAGCCGCCAGGACCGCACGGTCACCGGGCCGGAAGGTCGCGGATTCGCGGTAGCTCTCCCCGCCCTTCAGGTCGACGTCGAACATGTGGAGCTTGTCGTAATGCGCGACGGCCCGCCCCTCGGCGTCGAACAGGTAGCTGCGGTTGGCCACCCGCCCGTCGTCGAGCAGGACGCCCAGCGTCCCGGCAAGCAGCCAGACCCCGGTTTCCCGCGCCAGATCGGCGAAGAAGGGGATCGCCGGATGCTCGTCCGCCGGCTTCACCCGCTCCAGCACCTTGGCGCGGCCCTGGACGATCATGCTGACATTCTCGGGCAGGGCGATGAAGTCCGCCCCGGCGTCGCGCGCCCGGCGGACCAGATCGCCCGCCGCCTGAAGGTTCGGAAGGATTTCCGTGCCCGCGTTGACCTGGATGCAGGCGGCCTTCAGGACGCCGCTCATCCCCCGATTCCCAGGATCGGGTCGAGCTTGCCGGCGCGGTCCAGCGCGTGGATGTCGTCGGAGCCGCCGTAGGGCTTGCCGTCGATGAAGACCTGCGGCACGGTCATGCGCCCCTCGGCCCGCTGCACCATCTCCTCGCGGCGGCCCGGCTGCATGTAGAGGTCGATCTCCTCGTACGCCACCCCCTTGCTGTCGAGCAGACGCTTGGCGCGCGAGCAGTAGGGGCAGAAGGGCGTGGTGTAGATGACGACGTCGGCCATGCGGAGGGCTCCTTGGCTGTTTTGAACGGTTATAAGATCAACCGCCGCACCACGCCACCCGTTACGTTTTCATGGCTCACACTCACGGCTCACGTCTTGACGACGCGCGCCAGGGTCAGCGCGTCCACCCGCTCCGCCCCGGCGCGCAGCAGCACCCGCGCGCATTCCGACAGGGTGGCCCCGGTGGTCAGCACGTCGTCGACCAGGACGATCCGTTTGCCGGCCACCCGCGGCTCCAGCCCCGGCCGGACCGCGAAGGCCCCCTTGACGTTCCGTCGCCGCCCCGAACGGTCGAGCCCGCCCTGCGACGGGGTGGACCGACGGCGGATCAGCATGTCGGGAATCACCGGGCGACCGGCCTGCCGGCCCGCCGCCTGGGCGAGCAGGGCCGCCTGGTTGTAGCGGCGTCGGAACAGCCGCAGGCGGTGCAGCGGCACCGGGGCCAGCAGGTCGGCGTCGGCCAACAGTTCGGCTCCGGCGCGGGCCATCCAGCCGCCGTAAGCCGCGGCGGCGTGGACGCGGTCGCCATGCTTGAAGCCGAGGACCAGCGGGCGGCTGCCGTCGTCGTAGGCCAGGACGGCGCGGGCGCGGGCGAAGACCGGCGGCTCGGCGATGCAGGCGCCGCACAGCGGCTCCCCCTCCAGCGCGAAGTCGAAGGGCGTGCCGCAACAGGCGCAGAGCGGTGGCGCGATGAAGGTCAGGCCGCTCCAGCACGGGGCGCAGAGGCCGCCCTGCCGATCCACCGAACCGCCGCAGCACAGGCAGCGCGGCGGCAGCAGCGTGTCGAGGGCACCCGCCAGGACCCTGGTCGCCAGCCGCTGCGCAAGGGTCATGGCGGCGCGCCCCTCAGTTCAGACCGGCGATGCGGTCGAAGATGACGAAGGTGTAGTCGCGCAACGCGATGTAGATGGCCGGCCCGGTGATGAACAGGATGGCCAGCGTCGCGAAGATCTTGAGGTCCTGCTGCAGCGTCGATTCGTTGATGTTGGTCGCCTGTTGGAAGATGGTCAGCAGCATGCCGAGCACCGTGGTGACGACGAGGACCGGGGTGGTGATCTTGATGATGACGATCAGCGCCTCATAGGTGGCGCCGATGGCTTCCTCGATGCCCATGGCCAAGCTCCAGCGACGTTCGGCGCCGACCATAGCATGATGGCGCCCTTTCGCCGATGGTTGTAGCCCGCCGGGGCTGGGCTATATTGCGGGCATGACCACGCCCGACAGCATGACCGTCTTCGACCGCGCGCTCGTCCGCCGCCGCCGCGACCGCGCCGTCCCCGCCTTCGCCGAACACGCCTTCCTGTTCGAAGAGGTGGCCGAACGCCTCGTCGACCGGCTGGAGGATGTGGCCCGGCCCTTTCCCACCGTGCTCGACCTCGGCGCCCATGATGGGGTGATGGGGCGGACGCTGCGCGGGCGCAAGGGCGTCGAGACGCTGGTCGCCTGCGACCTCGCCCCCGGCTTCGCCCGGCGGGCCGGTCCGCTGGCCGTCGCCGCCGACGAGGAGCTTCTGCCCTTCGTGCCGGAGACCTTCGACCTCGTGGTCAGCAACCTCAGCCTCCACTGGGTCAACGACCTGCCGGGCGCGCTGGTCCAGGTGCGGCAGGCGCTGAAGCCCGACGGCTTCTTCTGCGCGGCCATGCTGGGCGGGGAAACGCTGCTGGAGCTGCGCCGCTGCCTGTACGAGGCGGAGATGGAGGTGGCCGGCGGCGTGTCGCCCCGCGTGTCGCCCTTCGCGGAGATTCGCGACGTCGGCGGGCTGATGCAGCGCGCCGGCTTCGCCCTGCCGGTGGTGGACAGCGACGTCATCACCGTCACCTACAGCGACGCCTTCCGCCTGATGCGCGACCTGCGCGGCATGGGCGAGACCAACGCCGTCCTGGCCCGCCGCAAGGTGCCGGCCACCCGCGCCCTGCTGTTCGACGCCGCCCGCCGCTACGCCGAGCGCTACGCCGAGCCGGACGGGCGCATCGAGGCGACCTTCCAGATCCTTTACCTCGCCGGCTGGTCGCCGCACGAGAGCCAGCAACAGCCGCTCAAGCCCGGCTGCGGCGAGGTTCCGCTGGGCGAGGCGCTGAAGGGATCGGCGGAAAAGCTCCGGTAATCCGGAGCGGGACGGCGTTCACCCGATCATCCGGATCGCCATCCAGCCGAGCACTCCGGCGTTCACCACCATGATGACCGGCGCCGCCCGCGCCACCGCGGAGCGCCAGGTGCGCCCCGCCAGATGCCCGGCGAGGCCGACCGCCAGCAGGCTCGGCAGCGTGCCCAGCGCGAAGGCCGCCATGCCCAGCGCCCCGGTCAGCGCGCTGCCGCTGGCCGCGGCCACCGCCACGGCGCCATAGAGAAGGCCGCAGGGAATGAAGCCGAGCGCCAGCCCCAGCCCGTAGCCGCGCCAGCCCGTGGGGTTGCCGAACAGGGGGCGGGCCAGCCGGGACACCCGGTCGCCCCACCAGCGCTGCACCGCGCCGTCGAGCTTCGGCACCCAGGCGGTCAGCCCCTTCACCGCATAGCCGAGGAAGAACAGCGCCGCGAAGGCCAGAAGCGCCACCGACAGCCATTTCAAACCCGGCAGCGCCCCGACATGGCCGGCGACCGCCGCCGCCGCCGCGCCGATCAGCGTGTAGGTGGTGCCGCGCCCCAGATGGTAGGGCAGCACCGCCGCCCCGGCCAGCCGGTGGAACTCGCTCATGCGCGAGGCCGGGACCTGCTCCAGCCGGGCGGTGACCTGGGCCAGCACGAAGGGTCCGCACATGCCCGCGCAATGGGTCGATCCCCCGACCAGCCCCGCGGTCAGCAGCGCGACCAGCAGCCCGCCGTCGCGGTCGATCACGACGGCGCACTGGTTGAGGCCGGCGTCGAGAAGCGTCAGGGCCGAGTGGGCGTCCAAGGCGGACCTCCGGTTGGAAGACCGCCCGTGTATAGGGGAAGCCCGCCGCGAAGGCCATGACCTGAGTCAACAGGCTCCGGACGCCGCCCCGCTCACCCCTCGGAACCGGACTGCGGCACCTCGTGCACCTCCACAGGCTGGGCGGCGTGGCGGTTCATGATCTCCAGCGCCTGCTGCTCGCGCCCGGCGTCGGCCAGATTGACCCACAGCAGGATGCCGCCCTTGTCGAGGTGCTGGAGCATCGGCTCGTTGCGCTTGTCGGTCAGCCAGTTCGACATGACCGAGCCCATGGCGCCGCCGCCCACCCCCGCCGCCGCCGCCGCGGCCGCCGCGGCCAGGGCCGTGCCGCCGGTCGCCAGGACGGCCCCGGTCGCCAAAATCGCCCCGACATAGGCGGGGAACCCGACCGCCACGCCCTTCACGCTGCCGACATCCTCCGGCGAGACGTAGGACTGGCGCGGCGCGTCGGGGTCGTGGGCGAGGTCCTCCGCCCGCTGCGGCACATGGCCGAGATGGTCGCGGATGGTCTCATCGTTGGCGAGCACGCTCAGCTCATGGCGCTGGAAGCCGGCCAGGGTCAGCTCGTCGACGACCTTCTGCAGGGCGTCGCGGCTGGCGAAGATGCCCACGGCCTCGCGCACGGCGCCGCGCAGATGGCTGCCGGAGCGGTTCGCGTTCACATCGTTCTCGAAGGTCATGGCGGTCTTCCCCTGTTGCGCTTCCCGGTTGAGCTTCAACCATGGGCGCGGAGCGGAGGTTCCCGCCGGGACACCGGGCGGCGTCAGGGCGTTCCCGCGGCGGCGGGCGGGGTCACCACGCCGCGCGGCTCCGGCATGGTGCCGAGGAACCACCACAGGCCCAGCGCGATCAGCGCGGCCTTCACCGCCAGGAACAGGGCGATGTGGCGGGCGAGCGGGTTGCGGACCATGGGCGGCTCCATTGCAGCGGGTCTCCGTCGCCAAACCGGGCCAAACTGGATAGTATCCCCAGCCGAAAGACGGATCACACACGGATCGCACAAAAGGACGCGCCATGAAACGGTTGCTGATGCTCAGCCTGCTGGCCCTCGGCCTGACCGCCCCCATCGCCGCGCCGGCCCTGGCCCAGATCAACCTTCTGGAAGGCCCCTCCATGGTCAAGGCGGTGACGTCCAACGACGCCAGCGCGCTGCGGCTGCTGCTGCTGAAGGGCGAGAACCCGAATCAGGTCGACGCCAGCGGGCGTCCCGTCCTGCTGCTGGCCATCGGCAACGGCCATCCCGAGCTGGTGCGGCTGCTGCTGGACGGCGGGGCCAACCCCAACCGCGCCGACAAGGCCGGCAACACCCCGCTGCATTACGCGGTGGAGGCCGACACGCCGGAGGCGGTGGACCTTCTGCTGACCAAGGGCGCCAAGGTCGACCAGGACAACCGCCAGGGCATCACCCCGCTGATGACCGCGGCGCGCTTCGGCCGCGTCGATCTGGTGGAGCGGCTGCTGAAGGCCGGGGCACAGGCCGACCGCACCGATTTCACGGGCCGCACGACGCTGAGCTGGGCGCAGGACAGCCGCAATGCCCGCGTGGCGAACCTGCTGCGTCAGGCCGGAGCGCGCTGAGGCCGCGATGGGCGACGCCCTGCTCACCTCCGTCCTCGGCGCCGCCCCCCTGAACGGTCCGGGGCCGCTGTTCCTGCTGCTGCTGGCCCTGGCCATCGACGCCGCCGCCGGCGACTGGATCGGGCGCGTCCTGCCCGACCCGGCGGCGCTGGCGCAACGCGTCTGCGCCTGGGCCGACCGGCGGCTGAACCGGGTGGAGCGCGGCAAGACCGCCCGCCTGCTGCGCGGTGCGCTGGTCGTGCTGGCGCTCGTGCTGGCCGCCGTCGCCGTCGGGCTGATCGTCGAGCGGATCGGCGCGCAGAGCCGCGGCTGGCTGCTGGAGCTTGCGGTGATCCTCGCCGCCCTGCGCGGGCGCAGCGCCTGGGCGCGGGTGCGGGCGGTGCGCCGCGCCCTGGACAAGGGCGGCGTCGCCCCGGCGCGGGAGGCCGTCGCCCCCCTCACCCGCCGTCACGCCTTCAGCCTGGACGAGCACGGCATCGCCCGCGCCGCCATCGAGGCCGCCGCCAAGGGCTTCGCCCGCAAGCTGGTGGCGCCGGTCTTCGGCTACGCCCTGCTGGGCGTGCCCGGCCTGCTGGTCTGGGCGGTGGTGGACGGCGCCGACACCGCGCTGGGCCACGCCGGCGTGCGGCACGAGCGTTTCGGCCAGACCGCGGCGCGGCTGGACGACGCGCTGAACGCCATCCCGGCGCGGCTGGCCGCGCTTCTCCTGGCGCTGGCCGCGCCCTTCGCCGGGGCGAAGGCCGGCGGCGCCTTCCGCACAATGATGCGGGACGGCGCTAAGGCGGCCTCCCTCAACATGGGCTGGCCGACCGCCGCCATGGCCGGCGCGCTGGGTCTGGCGCTGGGCGGGCCGCACCGCGACGGCGGCGTGGTCATCACCGAGCCGTGGATCGGCGAGGGCCGCGCCCGCGCCACCGCCGCCGACATCGGGCGGGCGCTGGCGGTCTACGCCGTGGCCGGGTTGATCCTGGCTTTGCTGGTGGCGCTGCTGCTGTGGGGGATCGCGGGCCTGTAAAGCGCGGGTGTGGGGGACAAGACTTCACACGGATTACACGGACGATTTCACGGATTACACGGATTACACGGATTACACGGATTACACGGATTTTTGTTTATCCGCTTACCGCCACCACTGGTGATTCGCGCAAGAGAAACAGATTTCCAATATTTATTATTCAAAAAAATTCGTGAAACCCGTGCGTCGATCCGTGAAATCCGTGTGAAGTCTTGCCCGCCACACTTCGACCCGACCAAGAAAAAAGGCGCGGCCCCGAAGGACCGCGCCTTTTTCACGTCAGCGGCGAACCGCTGTTACCACTTGGACGCCCGGTGCGCCGGCTTGCCGCCCTGGGAGTCGCGGCGGGCGTGGCCGCCGTGCTCGTTGCGGGCATGGTCGCTGCGGCCATGCTCGTTGCGGTTCATCGGACGGCCCTGCGGACGGCCACCCGGGGCGCCGTTCGGCTTGCCGCCCTCGGCACCGCCGTTGGCGTTGCGCACCCACGGCTTCTTGTTGTAACCGCCGCCGTTGCCGCCACCCGGACGGCCACCCGGACGACCCGCCGGACGGCCACCGCCGCCGGTCTGGAACGGACGCTGCGGCTCCAGACCCGGAACGACATGGATGTCGAGACGGGTGCCGGTGTAGCGCTCGATCCGGAACAGGGCGTCGCGGTCGGCGCGGGCGGCGAAGGAAACCGCCACGCCCGAGGCGCCCGCACGGCCCGTGCGGCCGATGCGGTGGACATAGTCCTCCGCCGAGCGCGGCAGGTCGAAGTTGATGACGTGGGTGATGTCGCGCACGTCGATGCCGCGCGCCGCCACGTCGGTCGCCACCAGCAGGCGGACCTGGCCGGTGCGCAGGCGCTGGAGCGTGCGGTTGCGCTTGAACTGGTCCATGTCGCCGTGCAGGGCGGCGGCGGCGTGGCCGGCGTCGCTCAGTTCCTCGGCCAGCGCATCGGCGTCGCGCTTGGTGGCGGCGAAGATGATCGCCTTGCCGACCTCGGGCAGGTCCGCGAAATGCTTCAGCAGGCGGCGCTTGTGGTCCATGTCATCGGCATGGTGCAGGCGCTGCTCGACGTTCACCGCGGTGGTGGCGCTTTCCACGGCGACGCGCACCGGGTTGCGCAGCAGGTTGCCGGCGAGCTGGGCCATGCGGCGGTCCAGCGTGGCGGTGAACAGCAGCGTCTGGCGGTTGTCCGGGCAGCACTTGGCGATGGTTTCCACATCGTCCAGGAAGCCCATGTCCAGCATGCGGTCCGCCTCGTCCAGGATCAGCACCTCGACGGCGCTGAGGTCGATGCGGTTGCGCGACACATGGTCGAGCAGGCGGCCCGGCGTGGCGACCATCACGTCCACGGCGCGCGACAGCAGGCGCAACTGGTCGCGGTAGGGCATGCCGCCGACGACGTCCACGATGTTGTACTTCATGAACTTGGCGTACTTGCGGGCGGCGTCGGTGACCTGCTTGGCCAGCTCGCGGGTCGGGGCGAGAACCAGCACGCGCGGAGCGGCCACGCCGAGGCGCGGCAGGTCGATGGTGCGGGTCAGCGCCGGCAGCATGAAGGCGGCGGTCTTACCCGTGCCCGTCTCGGCAGTCGCCAGAATGTCGCGGCCTTCCAGGGCCGGCGGAATCGCCTCGGCCTGGACCGGGGTCGGGGTGTTGTATTCGAACGCTTCCAGCGCCTTCACGACGAGCGGGTGGACGCCCAGCCCGGCGAAGGCGTTCGGGGTAACGGTGTCAGTCACGGTCGCGTCGGCGGCGGCAACCTCGGTGACGGCGGTCTCGACGACAGAAGTCTCGGCGACGGCGGTCTCGACAACGAGGGCGTCGGCGGCGGTCATTTCAATGGACGACAAGTAGGGTAACCTTTCCTCAGGACCAAGACGGCGCACGGCCGCCGCACCAGGATGGTGAGCGGTGGAACGCCGGCGTTTTCGCCGGGAGGAGGTCGGAAGAGGGAGAGGCGTCTGTCCGAAGCAACGGGCGACCGGGTCCCAAGGAAGGCCGTCCCGCAATATCAAAGCGCGTCTCGCTCAAGAGACGCGCGAGCCTCCAGCGATCAAGACGCCTTACATAATGGGTTGCGCTGCACAATCCAAGAAGATTCTTTCACGCCCCCGGTCGAGTCGTGTCCCCCGGGGCGGGTGCCTGCCGTGCGCGCAGCGCATCCCGGATCTCCTCCAGCAAAACCTCCTGGCGGGGCGGCGCCTTCGGCTTGGAATCCTGGAGGAAATGCAGGCGGTTGACCTGCCGCACGATGAGGAACAGCGCGCCCGCCACGATGAAGAAGTTGATGAGCGCGTTGATGAAGCGGCCGTAGTTGATGGTCGCCGCCCCCGCCGCCTCCGCCGCGGCGAGGCTCTCGTAATGGCCGCCGGACAGGTTGAGGAAGTAGTTGGAGAAGTCGATCCCGCCCATGATCCAGCCGATGGGCGGCATCAGCATGTCCCTGACCAGCGAATTGACGATGCCGGTGAAGGCCGCGCCGATGATGATGCCGACGGCCAGTTCCACGACGTTGCCGCGGCTGATGAAGGTCTTGAATTCCTGCAACATGGCTGCGCTCCCGCTTTTGATGGGAAGAACGCCACAGCCCAGCCGAAGTTTCCAGGGCCGCAAAAAGGAAAGGGGCCGGACCTTGCGGCCCGGCCCCGTCCGGAACATCCCCCTCCGGAATGTCCCCGGCGGCGTTCTTCGCGGCGGCGCTTAGCCGACCTTGCCGTGGCAGTGCTTGTACTTCTGGCCCGAGCCGCAGGGGCAGGGCGCGTTGCGCGGCGTGTTCGCCCAGGCGTTGGGGTCGGCCCCCGGCACCACCGAGGCGGCGGCCTCGCGACGGACCATCCCGGCGGGCAGCGGCGCATCGGCCGGCGGGTAGCCCTGGGCGGCCCCGGCTCCCGCTTCGGCCATCGCCAGCGCCGGGTCGTCGCGGCCCTCGTGCATCTCCTGCGGCGGACGGGCGTACAGCTCTTCCGGCTGCGGGGCGATGCGGATCTCGACATGCATCAGCACGGCGGTCACCTGCTCACGCAGGGTCGACAGCATGGTCTCGAACAGCTCGAAGGCTTCCCGCTTGTACTCGTTCAGCGGGTCCTTCTGGGCATAGGCGCGCAGGGAAATGCCCTGACGGAGATGATCGAGCTGGAGCAGGTGATCCTTCCATTCCTGGTCGAGGATCTGCAGCAGCAGGCTCTTCTCCACATGGCGCATCGTGTCGGCGCCATAAGTCTCCACCTTCTCCGCGTATTTGCGGTCGGCGGCCTCGCGGACGCGCTCCTCGATCTCCGGCTCGGCGATGCCCTCTTCCTTGGCCCAGTCGGCCACCGGCAGGTCCATGCCCAGGAGGCGGTTCACCTCCTCGTGCAGGCCGGCGATGTCCCAGGCCTCGGAGTAGGAGTTCGGCGGGATCGCCTTGTTGACCATGTTGGAAACGACCTGATGGCGCATCTCCAGGACGGTCTCGGCGATGTCCTCGGTGTCCATGATCTCGCGACGCTGCTCATAGACGACCTTGCGCTGGTCGTTCATGACGTTGTCGAACTTGAGCAGGTTCTTGCGGACCTCGAAATGGTGGGCCTCGACCTTGGTCTGGGCCTTCTCCAGCGCCTTGTTGATCCAGGGGTGGATGATCGCCTCCCCCTCCTTCAGGCCCAGGCGCTGGAGCATGCCGTCCATGCGCTCCGACCCGAAGATGCGCATCAGGTCGTCGTCCAGCGACAGGAAGAACTTGGAGGCGCCCGGATCGCCCTGGCGGCCCGAACGGCCGCGCAGCTGGTTGTCGATGCGGCGGCTCTCGTGCCGCTCCGTGCCGACGACGTAGAGACCGCCGGCCTGCTTGACCAGCTCGCGCGCCTCGGCCACCTCGGCCTCGATCTGCTTGATCTTGGCGTCGCGCTCCGGCCCGTCCGGCAGGTTGGCCAGCTCCATCTGGATGCGCATCTCGACGTTGCCGCCGAGCTGGATGTCGGTGCCGCGGCCGGCCATGTTGGTGGCGACCGTGACGGCGCCCGGACGGCCCGCCTGCGCGACGATGTAGGCTTCCTGCTCGTGGTGGCGGGCGTTCAGCACGTTGTGCGGAATGCTGCGCTTCTTCAGCAGCTCGGCGATCAGCTCCGACTTCTCGATGGAGGTGGTGCCGACCAGCACCGGCTGCTGGCGCTTGCGGGCGTCCTCGATCAGGTCGATGATCGCGTCGTATTTCTCCGACGCCTTGCGGTAGACCTCGTCGTCCATGTCCTTGCGCTGGACCGGCACGTTGGTCGGCATGTCAACGACCTCAAGGCCGTAGATCTCCGCGAACTCCGCCGCCTCGGTCATCGCCGTGCCGGTCATGCCGGCCAGCTTCGGGTAGATGCGGAAATAGTTCTGGAAGGTGATGGAGGCGAGCGTCTGGTTCTCGCGCTGGATCGTCACCTTCTCCTTGGCCTCCAGCGCCTGATGCAGGCCCTCCGAATAGCGGCGGCCCTCCATCATGCGGCCGGTGAACTCGTCGATGATGATGACCTTGTCGTCCTTGACGATGTAGTCCTTGTCGCGCTGGAACAGCGTGTAGGCGCGCAACGCCTGCTGGGAATGGTGGACCAGCGCCACGTTCTGGATGTCGTACAGCCCGCCCGCCTTCAGCAGCCCGGCCTCGGCCAGAAGCTGCTCCATATGCTCCTGCCCGGCCTCGGACAGGCTGACCGTGCGGTTCTTCTCGTCCAACTCGTAGTCGTCCCGCGTCAGCTGCGGGATCAGGCGGTCGACCTGCACATACATTTCCGACGAGTCGGTGGACGGGCCGGAGATGATCAGCGGGGTGCGCGCCTCGTCGATCAGGATCGAGTCGACCTCGTCCACGATGGCGAAGTTGAAGGGCCGCTGGACCATGTCCTCCAGCCGGAACTTCATGTTGTCGCGCAGATAGTCGAAGCCGAATTCGTTGTTCGTGCCGTAGGTGATGTCGGCGGCGTAGGCGGCGCGGCGCTCCTCGTCGTCCAGCCCGTGCACGATGCAGCCGGTGGTCAGGCCGAGGAAGCCGTAGATGCGGCCCATCCAGGCGCTGTCGCGCGAGGCCAGATAGTCGTTCACGGTGACGACGTGGACGCCCTTGCCCTCCAGCGCGTTCAGATAGACGGCCAGCGTGGCGACCAGCGTCTTGCCCTCGCCGGTGCGCATCTCGGTGATCTTGCCCTGGTGCAGGACCATGCCGCCCATGAGCTGCACGTCGTAGTGCCGCTGCCCCAGCACGCGCTTGCCCGCCTCGCGCACGGTGGCGAAGGCGTCGGGCAGGATGGCGTCGAGCGTCTCGCCCTGCGACAGCCGGCCGCGCAGCCAATCGGTGCGGGCGCGCAGCGCGTCGTCGGAGAGCGCCGCCAACTCGGGCTCCAGCGCGTTGATCTGCTGGACGGATTTTTGCAGCGCCTTGACGGTGCGCGTGTTGGCGGTGCCGAAAATCTTGCGGGCGAGAGCACCGAACATGAAAACCTCGGGGGTGGAACGTCGTGAAGCCGGCTTTTTGACCGGTCTCACATAGGCCCGAAGCAAGTTTCTGTCAACGAGACCCGCCCCTTTGCCCGGCCCTTTGAGGGGGCATCGCGGGGGTGTCGGCCCTGCCGGGGGTGTGGATCGGCGTGTGGCACGCCCTGGAAGCACCACCGTTCCGCCGCCATATCGCCTTGAACACGGTCGAAGCAGGGCGTCATGGCCACGCATCACGACCGCTTGCCCCGCGCTGCGAACCCATGCTTAATCCCCCGCGGATTCGGGCGCGGGGCCGGATCGTCCGTACAGCCGCCGCCAATCATAAGACGTTCTGTCATGCCATTGACCGTGACAAGACACATCCGCCGGAAGGAAAAGACTCCATGGTGAATCGAGTGTTCCGCGCCGCCCTGCTGTCGATGGCCGCCTGCGGCCTCGCGCTGGCCGCACACGCCCAGACTCCGGCGCCGACTCCGGCTCCCGCGGCCACGCCCGCCCCCGCCGCTCAGGCCGCTCCCGCCCCGGCGGACGCCGATCCGGTGGTGGCGCGCGTCAACGGCGAGGCGGTCCACCGCTCCGACGTCCAGCGCATGGTCGCCCAGCTCCCGCCGCAGGTGCAGCAGATGCCGCTGGAGATGATCTACCCG from Azospirillum brasilense includes the following:
- a CDS encoding cobalamin biosynthesis protein → MGDALLTSVLGAAPLNGPGPLFLLLLALAIDAAAGDWIGRVLPDPAALAQRVCAWADRRLNRVERGKTARLLRGALVVLALVLAAVAVGLIVERIGAQSRGWLLELAVILAALRGRSAWARVRAVRRALDKGGVAPAREAVAPLTRRHAFSLDEHGIARAAIEAAAKGFARKLVAPVFGYALLGVPGLLVWAVVDGADTALGHAGVRHERFGQTAARLDDALNAIPARLAALLLALAAPFAGAKAGGAFRTMMRDGAKAASLNMGWPTAAMAGALGLALGGPHRDGGVVITEPWIGEGRARATAADIGRALAVYAVAGLILALLVALLLWGIAGL
- a CDS encoding DEAD/DEAH box helicase, producing the protein MSSIEMTAADALVVETAVAETSVVETAVTEVAAADATVTDTVTPNAFAGLGVHPLVVKALEAFEYNTPTPVQAEAIPPALEGRDILATAETGTGKTAAFMLPALTRTIDLPRLGVAAPRVLVLAPTRELAKQVTDAARKYAKFMKYNIVDVVGGMPYRDQLRLLSRAVDVMVATPGRLLDHVSRNRIDLSAVEVLILDEADRMLDMGFLDDVETIAKCCPDNRQTLLFTATLDRRMAQLAGNLLRNPVRVAVESATTAVNVEQRLHHADDMDHKRRLLKHFADLPEVGKAIIFAATKRDADALAEELSDAGHAAAALHGDMDQFKRNRTLQRLRTGQVRLLVATDVAARGIDVRDITHVINFDLPRSAEDYVHRIGRTGRAGASGVAVSFAARADRDALFRIERYTGTRLDIHVVPGLEPQRPFQTGGGGRPAGRPGGRPGGGNGGGYNKKPWVRNANGGAEGGKPNGAPGGRPQGRPMNRNEHGRSDHARNEHGGHARRDSQGGKPAHRASKW
- the mscL gene encoding large conductance mechanosensitive channel protein MscL, yielding MLQEFKTFISRGNVVELAVGIIIGAAFTGIVNSLVRDMLMPPIGWIMGGIDFSNYFLNLSGGHYESLAAAEAAGAATINYGRFINALINFFIVAGALFLIVRQVNRLHFLQDSKPKAPPRQEVLLEEIRDALRARQAPAPGDTTRPGA
- the secA gene encoding preprotein translocase subunit SecA translates to MFGALARKIFGTANTRTVKALQKSVQQINALEPELAALSDDALRARTDWLRGRLSQGETLDAILPDAFATVREAGKRVLGQRHYDVQLMGGMVLHQGKITEMRTGEGKTLVATLAVYLNALEGKGVHVVTVNDYLASRDSAWMGRIYGFLGLTTGCIVHGLDDEERRAAYAADITYGTNNEFGFDYLRDNMKFRLEDMVQRPFNFAIVDEVDSILIDEARTPLIISGPSTDSSEMYVQVDRLIPQLTRDDYELDEKNRTVSLSEAGQEHMEQLLAEAGLLKAGGLYDIQNVALVHHSQQALRAYTLFQRDKDYIVKDDKVIIIDEFTGRMMEGRRYSEGLHQALEAKEKVTIQRENQTLASITFQNYFRIYPKLAGMTGTAMTEAAEFAEIYGLEVVDMPTNVPVQRKDMDDEVYRKASEKYDAIIDLIEDARKRQQPVLVGTTSIEKSELIAELLKKRSIPHNVLNARHHEQEAYIVAQAGRPGAVTVATNMAGRGTDIQLGGNVEMRIQMELANLPDGPERDAKIKQIEAEVAEARELVKQAGGLYVVGTERHESRRIDNQLRGRSGRQGDPGASKFFLSLDDDLMRIFGSERMDGMLQRLGLKEGEAIIHPWINKALEKAQTKVEAHHFEVRKNLLKFDNVMNDQRKVVYEQRREIMDTEDIAETVLEMRHQVVSNMVNKAIPPNSYSEAWDIAGLHEEVNRLLGMDLPVADWAKEEGIAEPEIEERVREAADRKYAEKVETYGADTMRHVEKSLLLQILDQEWKDHLLQLDHLRQGISLRAYAQKDPLNEYKREAFELFETMLSTLREQVTAVLMHVEIRIAPQPEELYARPPQEMHEGRDDPALAMAEAGAGAAQGYPPADAPLPAGMVRREAAASVVPGADPNAWANTPRNAPCPCGSGQKYKHCHGKVG